The Triticum aestivum cultivar Chinese Spring chromosome 7B, IWGSC CS RefSeq v2.1, whole genome shotgun sequence genome window below encodes:
- the LOC123160795 gene encoding fasciclin-like arabinogalactan protein 7: protein MKLRAAILPVFMLAIAVLSSPALAQKTKSPPAPPAAVLPPSPAPAPAPRHVDLADLLSVAGPFHTFLDYLQKTNVLETFQSKANDTKEGITMFVPKDSAFAALRTTTFANLTSDQLKSLMLYHALPKYYSLAEFNKLSSLNPVATFAGSQYTLNLTDNMGSIRIKSMWSNPKISSSVYSTRPVAVYEVDKVLLPMQIFKSDPPLAPAPAPAPADAKTSDDAPSPASGKSASAKAKAGSKSASHRAGVGVASYLAVAVSGGVMMLL, encoded by the coding sequence ATGAAGCTCAGAGCAGCCATTTTGCCCGTGTTCATGCTCGCCATTGCTGTGCTCTCCTCCCCAGCATTGGCGCAGAAGACGAAGAGCCCCCCTGCTCCGCCGGCGGCCGTCCTCCCGCCGTCcccagcgccggcgccggcgccgcgccACGTGGACCTCGCGGACCTCCTGAGCGTGGCCGGCCCGTTCCACACCTTCCTGGACTACCTCCAGAAGACCAACGTCCTGGAGACGTTCCAGAGCAAGGCGAACGACACCAAGGAGGGGATCACCATGTTCGTGCCCAAGGACTCGGCGTTCGCGGCGCTGAGGACAACGACGTTCGCCAACCTCACCAGCGACCAGCTCAAGTCGCTGATGCTGTACCACGCGCTGCCCAAGTACTACTCGCTGGCGGAGTTCAACAAGCTGAGCAGCCTCAACCCGGTGGCCACCTTCGCGGGGTCGCAGTACACGCTCAACCTCACCGACAACATGGGCAGCATCCGGATCAAGTCCATGTGGTCCAACCCCAAGATCAGCAGCAGCGTCTACTCCACCCGTCCGGTCGCCGTCTACGAGGTCGACAAGGTGCTGCTGCCGATGCAGATCTTCAAGAGCGACCCGCCGCTGGCCcctgcccccgcccccgcccccgccgacgCCAAGACCTCTGATGACGCGCCTAGCCCGGCGTCGGGGAAGTCAGCGAGCGCGAAGGCCAAGGCGGGGTCCAAGAGCGCGTCGCACCGCGCTGGCGTCGGTGTGGCCAGTTACCTGGCGGTGGCTGTCTCCGGTGGCGTGATGATGCTTTTGTGA